Proteins found in one Pyxidicoccus trucidator genomic segment:
- a CDS encoding GMC oxidoreductase, with product MDHVFFLTEEAWKDAREFERFDYIIIGSGPCGLAFAERAFKHNPNSRILMIERGPFFLPEHFQNLPLPYQRVLGGLTETFPWTLSARTAGQPPGTIGFQHGMVPFFGGRSIMWSSWCPRPTRAEMAFWPEETIREAEERFADAERLLNVIPADQIDTDLDAAMLEKTSKRRPIYGVMQKKLQAMLAANLGRISSATRSMAAPIAVGAGLQENLDFAKFSTPAPLLDLATRQAELAVAGTGSPMRIVTNCTVNRILQQGGVATALDTSRGVVNLGTAKLVLAMGTLPPTTLLLNSFPKLKSAGSRFTAHFITSVVARVPRKDYPFGDKLAEMELAAIYMAGTNAQSGMQYHVQLSVLSDKDPAKNAQRAARYMPDVVATASPAQLASSQDYLVFVCAVLGELDFRNGDNWLKPNGEEDPTTNVMLQVLANDTDRATWNTMDEGTFQMMELALSPQGASRVEYWHGAPDQGTWGKERPTVVERRVPGLVHEGSTLWIGDGDEAVVGLDYRPRGVANVYVTGGGLWPAGGSWNPTMTMVALAQHLADKLSGPSTKAARAAAPAAPTTTGLPVAAVP from the coding sequence ATGGACCACGTGTTCTTCCTCACGGAGGAAGCCTGGAAGGACGCACGTGAGTTCGAGCGGTTCGACTACATCATCATCGGCAGCGGCCCCTGTGGACTGGCCTTCGCGGAGCGGGCGTTCAAGCACAACCCCAACAGCCGCATCCTGATGATTGAGCGGGGCCCCTTCTTCCTCCCGGAGCACTTCCAGAACCTGCCGCTCCCCTACCAGCGGGTCCTCGGAGGACTGACGGAGACCTTCCCCTGGACCCTGTCGGCGCGGACCGCCGGCCAGCCTCCTGGGACCATCGGCTTCCAGCATGGGATGGTGCCCTTCTTTGGCGGGCGCAGCATCATGTGGAGCAGCTGGTGTCCGCGCCCCACGCGGGCCGAGATGGCGTTCTGGCCCGAGGAGACCATCCGCGAGGCCGAGGAGCGCTTCGCCGACGCCGAACGGCTGCTCAACGTCATCCCCGCGGACCAGATTGATACCGACCTCGACGCGGCGATGCTGGAGAAGACGTCCAAGCGTCGGCCCATCTATGGCGTCATGCAGAAGAAGCTGCAGGCCATGCTCGCCGCCAACCTGGGGCGCATCAGCTCCGCGACGCGGTCCATGGCAGCGCCCATCGCGGTGGGCGCCGGCCTCCAGGAGAATCTCGACTTCGCGAAGTTCTCCACGCCCGCGCCGCTGCTCGACCTGGCGACCCGTCAGGCGGAGCTGGCCGTGGCCGGCACCGGCAGCCCTATGCGAATCGTGACGAACTGCACGGTCAACCGCATCCTCCAGCAAGGCGGAGTGGCGACGGCGCTCGATACGTCACGGGGCGTGGTCAACCTGGGCACCGCGAAGCTGGTGCTGGCCATGGGGACCCTGCCGCCGACGACGCTGCTCCTGAACTCGTTCCCGAAGCTCAAGAGCGCGGGCTCGCGCTTCACGGCGCACTTCATCACCTCGGTGGTGGCCCGGGTTCCGAGGAAGGACTACCCGTTCGGCGACAAGCTGGCGGAGATGGAGCTGGCCGCCATCTACATGGCCGGGACGAATGCCCAGAGCGGGATGCAGTACCACGTCCAGCTCTCGGTGCTCTCCGACAAGGACCCCGCGAAGAACGCGCAGCGGGCCGCCCGCTACATGCCCGACGTGGTGGCCACGGCCTCGCCCGCGCAGCTCGCGAGCTCCCAGGACTACCTCGTCTTCGTCTGCGCGGTGCTGGGCGAGCTGGACTTCCGCAACGGCGACAACTGGCTGAAGCCGAACGGGGAGGAGGACCCGACCACGAATGTGATGCTGCAGGTGCTGGCCAACGACACCGACCGCGCGACGTGGAACACGATGGACGAGGGAACCTTCCAGATGATGGAGCTGGCCTTGTCCCCCCAGGGCGCTTCCCGCGTCGAGTACTGGCATGGCGCTCCCGACCAGGGGACATGGGGCAAGGAGCGACCGACAGTCGTGGAGCGCCGGGTGCCGGGACTGGTGCACGAGGGCTCCACCCTGTGGATTGGGGATGGCGATGAAGCGGTGGTCGGCCTGGACTACCGGCCCCGCGGCGTCGCCAACGTCTACGTCACGGGCGGGGGCCTCTGGCCGGCGGGAGGCTCCTGGAACCCCACCATGACCATGGTGGCCCTGGCGCAGCACCTCGCCGACAAGCTCTCCGGGCCGTCAACCAAGGCGGCCCGGGCGGCGGCTCCGGCGGCGCCGACGACGACCGGGCTGCCCGTGGCGGCCGTGCCCTGA
- a CDS encoding SH3 domain-containing protein, whose product MTPALLLSLVLSQTPEPEVHYTAASLEEGADASKRTLESYDFTQFEPTGKQASLFVGVDEANLRQSPAADAAVVTTLMLGSPVQVLKRGEERLKVGEYVNHWYQVTYLDTKGTPGTEDDQPFTGWIFGNTLTPFRFEGDFDGDGEQEVATVVMSADFKIRVRVLEPNVKPPRRVSSVDVSPAGQAYLSVNGGPAKAKLVSSKTAGLALVQVDSSPEACGDFSTAYVSYTVPGKKKGVLGKAKLALELGGLSDSPTYSSYKVSFQPKQQGLTVVRTNTEEDEAGKTLKTTERTKYKLADGVFSEVKPSGAAMAETQP is encoded by the coding sequence ATGACGCCCGCCCTGCTGCTGTCGCTGGTCCTCTCCCAAACGCCCGAGCCCGAAGTCCACTACACCGCCGCGTCCCTGGAGGAAGGGGCGGACGCGTCGAAGCGCACCCTGGAGAGCTACGACTTCACGCAGTTCGAGCCGACCGGGAAGCAGGCGAGCCTCTTCGTGGGCGTGGACGAGGCGAACCTCCGCCAGTCGCCCGCCGCCGACGCGGCCGTCGTCACCACGCTGATGCTGGGCTCCCCCGTGCAGGTGCTGAAGCGCGGCGAGGAGCGCCTGAAGGTGGGGGAGTACGTCAACCACTGGTACCAGGTGACGTACCTGGACACGAAGGGCACTCCGGGCACAGAGGACGACCAGCCCTTCACGGGCTGGATTTTCGGCAACACCCTCACGCCCTTCCGCTTCGAGGGGGACTTCGACGGCGACGGGGAGCAGGAGGTGGCCACGGTGGTGATGAGCGCGGACTTCAAGATTCGCGTCCGCGTCCTGGAGCCCAACGTGAAGCCGCCCCGCCGCGTCAGCAGCGTGGATGTCTCTCCCGCCGGCCAGGCCTACCTGAGTGTGAACGGAGGCCCGGCGAAGGCGAAGCTCGTCTCGTCGAAGACGGCGGGCCTCGCGCTGGTGCAGGTGGACTCGTCGCCCGAGGCGTGCGGCGACTTCAGCACCGCGTACGTGAGCTACACGGTGCCGGGAAAGAAGAAGGGCGTGCTCGGCAAGGCGAAGCTGGCCCTGGAGCTGGGCGGCCTGTCGGACTCGCCCACCTACTCTTCATACAAGGTCTCCTTCCAGCCGAAGCAGCAGGGCCTCACGGTGGTTCGCACGAACACCGAGGAGGACGAAGCCGGCAAGACGCTGAAGACGACCGAGCGCACGAAGTACAAGCTCGCCGATGGCGTGTTCTCCGAGGTGAAGCCCTCGGGCGCCGCCATGGCAGAGACGCAGCCGTAG
- a CDS encoding ATP-dependent DNA ligase — protein sequence MRRLADLYEALDQTTSTNAKVDALARYFKEAPPEDAAWALYFLTGQKLKRLLTTKLLVGWTQELTGIPGWLFEEVYASVGDLAEVIALLLDGLERPPGPEELPLSVWLEQRLLPLRNLDAAEQRERVVSWWKAMPRRELFLLNKMLTGELRVGVSATLVVRAVAQVAGLPPPSVAHRLMGTWTPTPSFFRQLVSPDVSDGHSSRPYPFYLASPLEQPPEALGDLADWLVEWKWDGIRGQLIRRQGGVYLWSRGEELITERFPEISEAAAALPEGTVLDGEVLAYEDGKPLPFALLQRRIGRQKLTPKVLAEAPAAFIVYDLLELGGKDVRELPLRERRAKLEALLEDRPRFPLSPSVKATTWEDLAHVRGEARERNVEGFMLKRLDSAYLTGRKRGDWWKWKIDPFTVDAVLLYAHPGHGRRSSLYTDYTFAVWNGTELQPVTKAYSGLTDEEIGRLDRWIRAHTKEKYGPVRSVEPEQVFELHFEGIQASPRHKSGVALRFPRIARWRTDKKPQDADTLDTLKELLHAGG from the coding sequence GTGCGGCGACTGGCGGACCTCTACGAAGCGCTGGACCAGACCACGTCCACCAACGCGAAGGTGGACGCGCTGGCGCGCTACTTCAAGGAAGCCCCGCCCGAGGACGCGGCCTGGGCGCTGTACTTCCTCACGGGCCAGAAGCTGAAGCGGCTGCTCACCACGAAGCTGCTGGTGGGCTGGACGCAGGAGCTGACAGGCATCCCCGGCTGGCTCTTCGAGGAGGTCTACGCCTCCGTGGGCGACCTCGCGGAAGTGATTGCCCTGCTGCTGGACGGCCTGGAGCGCCCGCCCGGGCCCGAGGAGTTGCCGCTGTCCGTCTGGCTGGAGCAGCGCCTGCTGCCCCTGCGGAACCTGGACGCCGCCGAGCAGCGTGAGCGGGTGGTGTCCTGGTGGAAGGCCATGCCCCGGCGGGAGCTGTTCCTGCTCAACAAGATGCTCACAGGAGAGCTGCGCGTGGGCGTCTCCGCCACGCTGGTGGTTCGCGCCGTGGCCCAGGTGGCGGGGCTGCCGCCGCCCAGCGTGGCGCACCGGCTGATGGGGACGTGGACGCCCACGCCGTCCTTCTTCCGGCAGCTCGTGTCGCCGGATGTCTCGGACGGGCACAGCTCGCGGCCCTACCCCTTCTATCTGGCCTCGCCGCTGGAGCAGCCGCCGGAGGCGCTGGGCGACCTCGCGGACTGGCTGGTGGAGTGGAAGTGGGACGGAATCCGCGGCCAGCTCATCCGCCGCCAGGGCGGCGTGTACCTGTGGAGCCGGGGCGAGGAGCTCATCACCGAGCGCTTCCCCGAAATCTCCGAGGCCGCCGCCGCGCTGCCGGAGGGCACGGTGCTGGACGGCGAGGTGCTGGCCTATGAGGACGGAAAGCCCCTGCCCTTCGCGCTGCTCCAGCGCCGCATCGGCAGGCAGAAGCTGACGCCCAAGGTGCTCGCGGAGGCCCCCGCCGCGTTCATCGTCTATGACCTGCTGGAGCTCGGCGGGAAGGACGTGCGCGAGCTGCCGCTGCGCGAGCGGCGCGCGAAGCTGGAGGCGCTGCTCGAGGACCGGCCCCGCTTCCCCCTCTCCCCCTCGGTGAAGGCGACCACGTGGGAGGACCTGGCGCACGTGCGAGGCGAGGCCCGCGAGCGCAACGTCGAGGGCTTCATGCTCAAGCGGCTCGACTCGGCGTACCTCACCGGGCGCAAGCGGGGCGACTGGTGGAAGTGGAAGATAGACCCGTTCACCGTGGACGCGGTGCTGCTGTACGCGCACCCGGGCCATGGCCGGCGCTCGTCGCTGTACACCGACTACACCTTCGCGGTGTGGAACGGCACGGAGCTACAGCCGGTGACGAAGGCGTACTCCGGCCTCACGGACGAGGAGATTGGCCGGCTGGACCGGTGGATTCGCGCGCACACGAAGGAGAAGTACGGGCCGGTGCGCTCGGTGGAGCCCGAGCAGGTCTTCGAGCTGCACTTCGAGGGCATCCAGGCCTCCCCCCGTCACAAGTCGGGAGTGGCGCTGCGCTTCCCCCGCATCGCCCGGTGGCGCACGGACAAGAAGCCCCAGGACGCGGACACGCTGGACACCCTGAAGGAGCTGCTCCATGCCGGCGGGTAG
- a CDS encoding anthranilate synthase component II — protein MILVIDNYDSFTFNLVQLLYTLGAEVKVVRNDDLDAAGVAASGASHLVISPGPCTPHEAGISVAAIAQSRVPVLGVCLGHQSIGAAFGGKVIRAPEPVHGKAAHIQHGNTGVFTGMSQGFTAARYHSLIVEKSSLPEELEATAWSQDGLIMALRHRTRPVVGLQFHPESVLTPEGPKLVRNFLDGRL, from the coding sequence GTGATTCTCGTCATCGACAACTACGACTCGTTCACCTTCAACCTCGTGCAGCTGCTCTACACGCTGGGCGCCGAGGTGAAGGTGGTGCGCAATGACGACCTGGACGCGGCCGGAGTGGCCGCGTCGGGCGCCTCGCACCTGGTGATTTCTCCGGGCCCGTGCACGCCGCACGAGGCAGGCATCAGCGTGGCGGCGATTGCGCAGTCTCGCGTGCCGGTGCTGGGCGTGTGCCTGGGCCACCAGTCCATTGGCGCGGCGTTCGGCGGCAAGGTGATTCGCGCGCCGGAGCCGGTGCACGGCAAGGCAGCCCACATCCAGCACGGCAACACGGGCGTCTTCACCGGGATGAGCCAGGGCTTCACCGCGGCGCGGTACCACTCGCTCATCGTGGAGAAGTCGTCGCTGCCCGAGGAGCTGGAGGCCACCGCGTGGAGCCAGGACGGCCTCATCATGGCGCTGCGTCACCGCACGCGGCCCGTGGTGGGGCTCCAGTTCCACCCCGAGAGCGTGCTCACTCCCGAGGGGCCGAAGCTGGTGCGCAACTTCCTCGACGGGCGGCTGTAG
- a CDS encoding ligase-associated DNA damage response DEXH box helicase, translating into MPAGRSRTLRAQIALRRKALRSGGGGGGAPAMQGPPAKKRRTVRRRRAAASTDATPQTGTPMERLRGWFTSKGWTPYAFQEEAWAAYARGESGLIHVPTGAGKTYAAYVGPLADVAERGQKGLQVLYVTPLRAVSRDVEKALLEPLRVLDSDIDVESRTGDTSSSVRQRQRERLPEVLITTPESLSVLLSNERASELFASLRSVIVDEWHELLGSKRGTQMELALARLRRFAPDVRTWALSATLANLDEAARHVVGTGRVPTLVSADLERPVKVDTLLPESVDSFPWSGHLGFSMLARVAAWLDPEQSTLVFTNTRSQAERWFEGLRFARPEWEHLIALHHGSIDREERERVEAGLKDGGLRIVVCTSSLDLGVDFGPVERVVQVGSPKGIGRTMQRAGRSAHRPGATCHILFVPTHALELVEMAAARDAIHRREVEPRLPPGKPLDVLAQHLVTCAMGGGFTREALRDEVRGAAAYASLTDEEFEWTLALVREGGPTLRAYPEFRRVVEHEGRFIVADSRIARLHRLNIGTITSNAVVQLRYWSGGRLGNIEEAYISRLRPGDTFLFAGKRLEFSRFKDMTAYVKPAKAKATQTPRWNGSRLPLSSSLAAAVRRTLNSARHGDVTTDELSAAWPVLEAQERLSRIPAAGSLLAEVCETRDGHHLFLYPFEGRLVHEGLAALLALRLTRLQKATFSLSVNDYGLELLTPAPFPFEEALRPALFTGERLVEDVLESVNVSELAKRQFRDIARVAGLVLPGLPGARKSTRQVQASSSLLYDVFLKYDPDNLLLVQARREVLEQQFEQGRLGRTLERLEVSPVELVHVRRPTPLGFPLVVERISASVSNESLLERVERLKERWTREDARSA; encoded by the coding sequence ATGCCGGCGGGTAGGTCGCGAACCCTGAGGGCGCAGATTGCGCTGCGGAGGAAGGCGCTGCGCTCCGGCGGCGGAGGTGGCGGCGCGCCGGCCATGCAGGGCCCTCCCGCGAAGAAGCGGCGCACGGTGAGACGTCGCCGGGCCGCGGCGAGCACTGACGCCACCCCTCAGACGGGCACGCCCATGGAGCGGCTGCGCGGCTGGTTCACGTCGAAGGGGTGGACGCCCTATGCCTTCCAGGAGGAGGCCTGGGCCGCCTACGCGCGCGGCGAGAGCGGCCTCATCCACGTGCCCACGGGCGCGGGGAAGACGTACGCGGCCTATGTCGGCCCGCTGGCGGACGTGGCGGAGCGCGGCCAGAAGGGGCTCCAGGTCCTCTACGTGACGCCGCTGCGCGCCGTGTCGCGTGACGTGGAGAAGGCGCTGCTGGAGCCCCTGCGCGTGCTGGACTCGGACATCGACGTGGAGAGCCGCACCGGCGACACGTCGTCCTCGGTGCGCCAGCGCCAGCGTGAGCGGCTGCCCGAGGTGCTCATCACCACGCCGGAGTCCCTCTCCGTCCTCCTGTCCAATGAGCGGGCGTCGGAGCTGTTCGCCTCGCTGCGCTCCGTCATCGTGGACGAGTGGCACGAATTGCTCGGCTCCAAGCGCGGCACGCAAATGGAGCTGGCCCTGGCCCGCCTGCGGCGCTTCGCTCCAGACGTCCGCACCTGGGCGCTGTCCGCCACGCTGGCCAACCTGGACGAGGCCGCGCGCCATGTCGTGGGCACGGGCCGCGTGCCCACGCTCGTCAGCGCGGACCTGGAGCGCCCGGTGAAGGTGGACACGCTGCTCCCCGAGTCGGTGGACAGCTTCCCCTGGTCGGGCCACCTGGGCTTCTCCATGCTGGCCCGCGTGGCCGCGTGGTTGGACCCGGAGCAGTCCACGCTGGTCTTCACCAACACTCGCTCGCAAGCGGAGCGCTGGTTCGAGGGGCTGCGCTTCGCCCGCCCGGAGTGGGAGCACCTCATCGCCCTGCACCACGGCTCCATCGACCGCGAGGAGCGCGAGCGCGTGGAGGCCGGCCTGAAGGACGGCGGGCTGCGAATCGTCGTGTGCACCTCCTCGCTCGATTTGGGCGTGGACTTCGGCCCCGTGGAGCGCGTGGTGCAGGTGGGCAGCCCCAAGGGCATCGGCCGCACCATGCAGCGCGCGGGCCGCAGCGCGCACCGCCCCGGGGCCACGTGCCACATCCTCTTCGTCCCCACGCACGCGCTGGAGCTGGTGGAGATGGCCGCCGCGCGAGACGCCATCCACCGCCGCGAGGTGGAGCCGCGCCTGCCGCCGGGCAAGCCGCTGGACGTGCTCGCGCAGCACCTGGTGACGTGCGCCATGGGCGGCGGCTTCACCCGCGAGGCGCTGCGCGACGAGGTGCGCGGCGCGGCGGCCTACGCCAGCCTCACGGACGAAGAGTTCGAGTGGACGCTCGCCCTGGTGCGCGAGGGCGGCCCCACGCTGCGTGCCTACCCGGAGTTCCGCCGCGTGGTGGAGCACGAGGGCCGCTTCATCGTCGCGGACTCGCGCATCGCCCGCCTGCACCGCCTCAACATCGGCACCATCACCTCCAACGCGGTGGTGCAACTGCGCTACTGGAGCGGCGGCCGGCTGGGCAACATCGAGGAGGCCTACATCAGCCGGCTGCGGCCCGGGGACACCTTCCTCTTCGCCGGCAAGCGGCTGGAGTTCAGCCGCTTCAAGGACATGACGGCCTACGTGAAGCCCGCGAAGGCCAAGGCCACGCAGACACCGCGCTGGAATGGCAGCCGCCTGCCCCTGTCCAGCTCGCTGGCCGCCGCCGTGCGCCGCACGCTGAACTCCGCGCGCCACGGCGACGTCACCACGGACGAGCTGTCCGCCGCCTGGCCCGTGCTGGAGGCGCAGGAGCGGCTGTCGCGCATCCCCGCCGCGGGTTCGCTCCTGGCCGAGGTGTGCGAGACGCGCGACGGCCACCACCTCTTCCTCTATCCCTTCGAGGGGAGGCTGGTGCACGAGGGGCTGGCGGCGCTGCTCGCCCTGCGCCTCACCCGGCTCCAGAAGGCCACCTTCAGCCTGTCCGTGAATGACTACGGGCTGGAGCTGCTCACCCCCGCGCCCTTCCCCTTCGAGGAGGCGCTGCGCCCCGCGCTCTTCACCGGGGAGCGGCTGGTGGAGGACGTGCTGGAGAGCGTCAACGTCAGCGAGCTGGCGAAGCGGCAGTTCCGCGACATCGCCCGGGTGGCGGGGCTGGTGCTGCCGGGGCTGCCCGGGGCGCGCAAGTCCACGCGGCAGGTGCAGGCCAGCTCCTCCCTCCTCTATGACGTCTTCCTCAAATACGACCCGGACAACCTCCTCCTCGTCCAGGCCCGCCGCGAGGTGCTGGAGCAGCAGTTCGAGCAGGGGCGCCTGGGCCGCACCCTGGAGCGCCTGGAGGTCAGTCCCGTGGAGCTCGTCCACGTGCGGAGGCCCACGCCCCTGGGCTTCCCCCTCGTCGTCGAGCGCATCAGCGCCAGCGTCTCCAATGAGTCCCTGCTGGAGCGGGTGGAGCGCCTGAAGGAGCGATGGACGCGAGAAGATGCCAGGTCCGCGTAG
- a CDS encoding anthranilate synthase component I family protein, which translates to MDAQERKAAYRQLAEKGEAVPVSVVLPADLDTPLSAYLKLGGGSRGFILESCYGGERFGRYSHVGAEPAGRVRLDPTGATLWRGSREERREGKPLDVLRGLWRELAVARLPGEAPFLGGLVGYMGYNCFSWLEPTVPDRHPRDTSFPDSEWLVCEDFVTHDSRTGTLKATAIARPSLHGSAAAALKDAEERAQAMAERLLQPLPAEAYAAGPRMRGDAAPVACWDRAGYEAAVERAKEYIRAGDIFQVVLARRFEARGAPPPLSLYRALRRVNPSPYLFLVELGEARALVGASPELLVQVRDGDVVVRPLAGTRRRGATEAEDLALEKELLADEKELAEHVMLVDLGRNDVGRVAAPGSVRVEDMKVIERYSHVMHIVSQVRGKLDAKYDALDALASTFPAGTVSGAPKIRAMQIIDELEPQRRGPYAGAVGYLSFCGTLDVAIALRTFFVDGDRTLWTSGAGLVADSVPSKEADETEAKAGAMAAALRMAREGGGR; encoded by the coding sequence ATGGATGCACAGGAGCGGAAGGCGGCCTACCGGCAGCTCGCGGAGAAGGGCGAGGCGGTGCCGGTGTCGGTGGTGCTGCCGGCGGACCTGGACACGCCGCTGTCGGCGTACCTGAAGCTGGGCGGAGGCTCGCGCGGCTTCATCCTCGAGTCCTGCTACGGCGGCGAGCGCTTCGGGCGCTACAGCCACGTGGGCGCGGAGCCCGCGGGCCGCGTGCGGTTGGACCCGACGGGGGCCACCCTGTGGCGTGGCTCGCGCGAGGAGCGCCGCGAGGGCAAGCCCCTGGACGTGCTGCGCGGGCTGTGGCGCGAGCTGGCCGTGGCCCGGCTGCCCGGTGAGGCGCCGTTCCTGGGCGGGCTCGTGGGGTACATGGGCTACAACTGCTTCTCGTGGCTGGAGCCCACCGTGCCGGACCGGCACCCGCGCGACACCTCCTTCCCCGACTCGGAATGGCTGGTGTGCGAGGACTTCGTCACCCACGACTCGCGCACCGGGACGCTCAAGGCCACCGCCATCGCCCGGCCCTCGCTGCATGGCAGCGCCGCCGCCGCGTTGAAGGACGCCGAGGAGCGCGCGCAGGCCATGGCGGAGCGGCTGCTCCAGCCCCTGCCCGCGGAGGCGTACGCGGCCGGCCCGCGCATGCGCGGTGACGCGGCGCCCGTGGCGTGCTGGGACCGCGCCGGCTACGAGGCCGCCGTGGAGCGGGCCAAGGAATACATCCGCGCCGGAGACATCTTCCAGGTGGTGCTCGCGCGGCGCTTCGAGGCGCGCGGCGCGCCGCCTCCGCTGTCGCTCTACCGGGCGCTGCGGCGGGTGAACCCGTCGCCGTACCTCTTCCTGGTGGAGCTGGGGGAGGCCCGCGCGCTGGTGGGCGCGTCGCCGGAGCTGCTGGTGCAGGTGCGCGACGGCGACGTGGTGGTGCGGCCCCTCGCGGGCACGCGCCGCCGGGGCGCCACGGAGGCCGAGGACCTGGCGCTGGAGAAGGAGCTGCTCGCGGACGAGAAGGAGCTGGCCGAGCACGTCATGCTGGTGGACCTGGGCCGCAACGACGTGGGCCGCGTGGCGGCGCCGGGCTCGGTGCGCGTCGAGGACATGAAGGTCATCGAGCGCTACAGCCACGTGATGCACATCGTCTCGCAGGTGCGCGGGAAGCTGGACGCGAAGTACGACGCGCTGGATGCGCTGGCCAGCACGTTCCCCGCGGGCACCGTGTCGGGCGCTCCCAAGATTCGCGCGATGCAGATCATCGACGAGCTGGAGCCGCAGCGGCGCGGGCCCTACGCGGGCGCGGTGGGCTACCTGTCCTTCTGCGGCACGCTGGACGTGGCGATTGCGCTGCGGACCTTCTTCGTGGACGGAGACCGGACGCTGTGGACCTCGGGCGCGGGCCTGGTGGCGGACTCGGTGCCGTCCAAGGAAGCGGATGAGACCGAGGCCAAGGCGGGTGCCATGGCCGCCGCGCTGCGCATGGCGCGTGAGGGAGGTGGCCGGTGA
- a CDS encoding ligase-associated DNA damage response exonuclease — protein MSASYPFQDRPPLITVTPQGLYCAPGDFHIDPWRPVERALITHAHGDHARSGSRRYLGARAGEGLLHRRLGADSPIDTLEYGERLSINDVTVSFHPAGHVLGSAQIRIEHKGEVWVISGDYKRAPDPTCASFEVVRCNTFISEATFGLPIYRWDDTRLVAEDILGWWDANRAVGRASVLFCYALGKAQRILAELARLTDRPAYVHGALNSLVAVYREAGVHMLPTQLVSEVEKGTSFAGALVLAPPSAGGSTWMRRFGEYETGFASGWMRVRGNRRRRGFDRGFVLSDHADWPDLLRTVAETRAERVLVTHGYTDPLAHYLRDNGVDAAPLATPFEGEAED, from the coding sequence TTGAGCGCCTCCTATCCCTTCCAGGACAGACCGCCGCTCATCACGGTGACGCCGCAGGGGCTGTACTGCGCCCCGGGTGACTTCCATATCGACCCCTGGCGCCCCGTGGAGCGGGCCCTCATCACCCACGCGCACGGGGACCATGCGCGAAGTGGCAGCCGCCGCTACCTGGGCGCCCGGGCAGGCGAGGGGCTGCTGCACCGGAGGTTGGGCGCGGACTCGCCCATCGACACGCTGGAGTACGGCGAGCGGCTGTCCATCAACGACGTCACCGTCAGCTTCCATCCCGCGGGCCACGTGCTGGGCAGCGCGCAGATTCGCATCGAGCACAAAGGCGAGGTGTGGGTCATCTCGGGCGACTACAAGCGCGCGCCGGACCCGACGTGCGCGTCCTTCGAGGTGGTGCGCTGCAACACCTTCATCAGCGAGGCCACCTTCGGGCTGCCCATCTACCGCTGGGACGACACGCGGCTGGTGGCGGAGGACATCCTGGGGTGGTGGGACGCCAACCGCGCGGTGGGCCGCGCCTCGGTGCTGTTCTGCTACGCGCTGGGCAAGGCGCAGCGCATCCTCGCGGAGCTGGCGCGGCTGACGGACCGGCCGGCCTACGTGCATGGGGCCCTCAACAGTCTGGTGGCCGTGTACCGCGAGGCGGGCGTGCACATGCTTCCCACGCAATTGGTGTCGGAGGTGGAGAAGGGCACGTCCTTCGCGGGCGCGCTGGTGCTGGCACCGCCCAGCGCGGGGGGCTCCACGTGGATGCGCCGCTTCGGCGAGTACGAGACGGGCTTCGCGTCCGGGTGGATGCGGGTGCGCGGCAACCGGCGGCGGCGCGGCTTCGACCGGGGCTTCGTGCTGTCGGACCACGCGGACTGGCCGGACCTCCTGCGCACGGTGGCGGAAACGCGCGCGGAGCGGGTGCTGGTGACGCACGGCTACACGGACCCGCTGGCGCACTACCTGAGGGACAACGGCGTGGACGCGGCGCCCCTGGCCACGCCCTTCGAGGGCGAGGCGGAGGACTGA
- the pdeM gene encoding ligase-associated DNA damage response endonuclease PdeM, whose protein sequence is MDARRCQVRVGGTLLELLPERALYWPEAGVLAVADLHWGKTESFQQHGIPLPGGVLEDDLARLSAALAATGARRLLFLGDLIHSRQGLTPTLIQRLAVWRESHAGVELVLVRGNHDRHVKTLPPEWRLDVRESHADEGPFRFAHHPEPAPGRYVWAGHLHPMVRLSGGGDRLRLPCFHVGRDVGVLPAFSAFTGGLNVSRRPGERVFAIAEPAVVEV, encoded by the coding sequence ATGGACGCGAGAAGATGCCAGGTCCGCGTAGGCGGCACCCTCCTGGAGCTGCTCCCCGAGCGCGCCCTCTACTGGCCCGAGGCCGGGGTGCTCGCCGTGGCGGACCTGCACTGGGGGAAGACGGAGAGCTTCCAGCAGCACGGCATCCCCCTGCCGGGCGGCGTGCTGGAGGATGACCTCGCGCGCCTGTCCGCCGCGCTCGCGGCCACCGGTGCCCGCCGGCTGCTCTTCCTGGGAGACCTCATCCACTCCCGCCAGGGCCTCACCCCCACCCTCATCCAGCGGCTCGCCGTCTGGCGCGAGTCCCATGCCGGGGTGGAGCTGGTGCTGGTGCGCGGCAACCATGACCGCCACGTGAAGACGCTTCCCCCGGAGTGGCGCCTGGACGTCCGCGAGTCCCACGCTGACGAGGGCCCCTTCCGCTTCGCCCACCACCCGGAGCCCGCGCCCGGGCGCTACGTGTGGGCGGGCCACCTCCATCCCATGGTGCGCCTGAGCGGCGGGGGAGACAGGCTCCGCCTTCCCTGCTTCCATGTGGGCCGCGACGTGGGGGTGCTGCCTGCCTTCAGCGCCTTCACCGGCGGGCTCAATGTCTCCCGCCGCCCCGGCGAGCGCGTCTTCGCCATCGCCGAGCCCGCAGTCGTCGAGGTGTAG